In the Carboxydothermus hydrogenoformans Z-2901 genome, one interval contains:
- the tadA gene encoding tRNA adenosine(34) deaminase TadA, with protein MDHEKFMAEALKEAEKAALQGEVPVGAVVVYNGEIIGRGHNLRETFSDPTAHAEIVALKEAASKLKNWQLKDCTLYVTVEPCPMCAGAIYQARIKTLVYGAPDLKAGAVDTLFDLVRNPRLNHRVEVISGVLAAEASKIITDFFREKRNRGKF; from the coding sequence ATGGACCATGAAAAGTTTATGGCTGAAGCTTTAAAGGAAGCAGAGAAAGCGGCGCTCCAAGGGGAAGTCCCGGTGGGCGCCGTTGTGGTATATAACGGGGAAATCATTGGGCGGGGGCACAATCTCCGGGAGACCTTTTCTGACCCTACGGCCCATGCGGAAATAGTAGCTTTAAAAGAAGCTGCCAGTAAACTTAAAAACTGGCAGTTAAAGGACTGTACCCTTTATGTTACCGTAGAACCGTGTCCTATGTGTGCCGGAGCGATTTATCAGGCCAGAATTAAAACCCTGGTATACGGAGCTCCTGACCTTAAAGCGGGAGCGGTGGATACTTTATTTGATTTAGTGCGAAATCCTCGCTTAAACCACCGGGTAGAGGTGATATCCGGGGTACTTGCCGCTGAGGCGAGTAAAATAATAACAGATTTTTTCAGGGAAAAAAGGAACAGAGGAAAATTTTAA
- a CDS encoding HAD family hydrolase, which produces MLTIEIPGRFTLNLSYLVMDYNGTVAVDGKLLPGVKELLEELSKNLKIYVLTRDTFGKVKEELSLLPYVEVVIVGDPGAPEKLEFIKKLGAEKTVAIGNGYNDRLMLKEAALGILVIEEEGASIEALLNADIVVKSPLDALKLLTNNDRMVATLRC; this is translated from the coding sequence ATGTTAACCATCGAGATTCCGGGAAGATTTACTTTAAATTTATCGTATTTGGTAATGGACTATAATGGTACAGTTGCCGTAGACGGAAAGCTATTGCCCGGGGTGAAAGAACTTTTGGAAGAGCTAAGTAAGAATTTAAAAATTTACGTTTTAACCCGTGATACCTTTGGTAAGGTAAAGGAAGAGCTATCTCTTCTTCCTTATGTGGAAGTGGTGATAGTGGGGGATCCCGGTGCTCCAGAAAAACTTGAGTTTATAAAAAAACTTGGGGCGGAAAAGACGGTGGCTATTGGTAATGGTTACAATGACCGACTAATGTTAAAGGAAGCGGCTTTAGGGATTTTAGTTATCGAAGAAGAAGGGGCCAGTATTGAAGCCTTACTAAACGCTGATATTGTCGTAAAATCACCTTTGGATGCACTAAAATTATTAACCAATAACGACCGAATGGTGGCTACTCTTCGTTGTTAA
- a CDS encoding DUF503 domain-containing protein, translated as MIIGVLTLELYIPQSQSLKEKRMVLKSITEKIKHNYNVSIAEVGNQNLWQRSTLALAAVSLKKDDIEKVFAKIENIIEQNGNVLITERFKEFI; from the coding sequence ATGATTATAGGCGTCCTTACTTTAGAGCTTTATATCCCTCAATCCCAATCGTTAAAAGAAAAGCGGATGGTCTTAAAAAGTATCACCGAAAAAATAAAACATAATTACAACGTTTCCATCGCCGAAGTAGGAAATCAAAACCTCTGGCAAAGGTCTACCCTGGCTTTAGCAGCGGTATCTTTAAAAAAAGACGATATAGAAAAGGTTTTTGCCAAGATCGAAAACATCATCGAACAGAATGGTAACGTCTTAATTACCGAAAGGTTCAAAGAATTTATTTAA
- the recR gene encoding recombination mediator RecR: protein MYFAEPVAKLIEHLAKLPGIGPKTAQKLALYLLEIPEEEARALAEAIITARKNTRYCSICFNLTDTDPCAICRNPGRNHRLLMVVEEAKDVAAMERTGSFNGIYHVLHGVLSPIKGIGPEDLKVRELLLRLSREPVEEIIIATNPTVEGEATAMYLASLLKPLNFKVTRIAHGLPVGSDIEYADELTIRKALEGRRVLE from the coding sequence TTGTATTTTGCAGAACCGGTAGCAAAACTTATCGAACATCTTGCCAAACTTCCGGGGATTGGTCCAAAAACGGCGCAAAAATTAGCCCTCTATCTTTTAGAAATTCCTGAAGAAGAAGCACGGGCTTTAGCAGAAGCAATAATAACTGCCCGGAAAAATACCAGATACTGCTCCATCTGTTTTAACCTGACCGATACTGATCCCTGTGCCATTTGCCGGAATCCCGGTCGCAATCACCGGCTTTTAATGGTTGTAGAAGAAGCCAAAGATGTGGCAGCTATGGAGCGAACCGGGAGCTTTAATGGGATATATCATGTTCTTCACGGAGTTTTATCGCCAATTAAAGGGATAGGGCCGGAAGATTTAAAGGTAAGAGAGTTGTTATTGAGGCTTTCCCGGGAGCCGGTGGAGGAAATAATAATTGCCACTAATCCCACCGTTGAAGGGGAAGCAACGGCCATGTATTTAGCATCCCTTTTAAAACCTTTAAATTTTAAAGTAACGAGAATTGCCCACGGTTTACCGGTGGGAAGCGATATTGAGTATGCCGATGAATTAACTATCCGAAAAGCCTTAGAAGGTCGAAGAGTTTTGGAATAA
- a CDS encoding NAD(P)/FAD-dependent oxidoreductase, with protein sequence MKKYDVIIVGAGPAGIFAALEITSLKPEAKVLILEKGPDVNKRICPSKERGIPCINCKPCAIVTGWGGAGAVSDGKLTLSTEVGGHLGEYIGEKELNELIKYVDNIYLKFGAPNEVYGIDREEEIREIQKRAILADLRLVPAPIRHLGTGRALEIVAAMKEELLRRGVDIATNTPVAEIIADHGKVKGVQTTSGEYYEGEAVIVAPGREGAEWLLKESLKLGLKTAVNPVDIGVRVELPAVVLEPITKVVYESKFIYYSKTFEDKVRTFCMNPYGEVVQENNDGIITVNGHSHAHKKTENTNFALLVSKTFTHPFKEPIAYGKYIARLANLLGGGVLVQRLGDLMDGRRTTEERLKKGLVRPTLEDATPGDLSLVFPYRHLMALVEMLQALDKIAPGVFNRNTLLYGVEVKFYSSRLELSPVLETKIQNLFAAGDGAGVTRGLIQASASGVLIGRELARRL encoded by the coding sequence ATGAAAAAGTATGATGTGATAATTGTCGGGGCAGGTCCGGCGGGAATTTTTGCCGCCCTGGAGATTACCTCGTTGAAACCCGAAGCGAAAGTGCTTATTTTGGAAAAAGGCCCTGACGTTAATAAAAGGATTTGTCCCTCAAAAGAAAGGGGCATACCGTGTATTAATTGCAAGCCCTGCGCGATTGTAACCGGTTGGGGCGGGGCTGGAGCGGTTTCCGATGGTAAGCTTACCCTGTCCACCGAAGTGGGGGGACATCTGGGTGAGTACATTGGCGAAAAGGAATTAAACGAGCTCATAAAATACGTTGATAATATATATCTTAAATTTGGCGCTCCGAACGAGGTTTATGGTATAGACCGGGAAGAGGAAATCCGGGAAATCCAAAAGAGAGCGATCTTAGCCGATTTAAGGTTGGTTCCGGCGCCTATTCGCCACCTGGGAACCGGTCGTGCCTTAGAAATAGTTGCCGCAATGAAAGAAGAGCTTTTGCGGCGGGGGGTGGATATTGCTACCAATACTCCGGTAGCAGAAATTATAGCTGATCACGGGAAAGTAAAAGGAGTTCAGACCACTTCCGGCGAATATTATGAAGGTGAGGCTGTGATTGTTGCTCCTGGCCGGGAAGGGGCTGAATGGCTTTTAAAAGAGTCTTTAAAGCTTGGGCTTAAAACGGCCGTTAACCCCGTAGATATCGGGGTGCGGGTTGAGCTGCCCGCGGTAGTACTGGAGCCAATTACCAAAGTGGTGTATGAATCAAAGTTTATTTACTACTCGAAAACTTTTGAAGATAAAGTAAGAACCTTTTGCATGAATCCCTACGGCGAAGTAGTACAGGAAAACAACGATGGGATTATTACCGTTAACGGTCATTCTCATGCCCACAAGAAAACGGAAAACACCAACTTTGCCCTGCTTGTCAGCAAAACATTCACCCATCCCTTTAAAGAACCTATTGCCTACGGCAAGTACATTGCCCGGCTTGCTAACCTATTAGGAGGTGGGGTATTAGTACAGCGGCTGGGGGATTTAATGGACGGTCGCCGGACTACCGAGGAACGGCTCAAAAAAGGTTTGGTGCGGCCGACCCTGGAAGATGCTACTCCGGGAGACTTAAGTTTGGTCTTTCCCTACCGCCATTTAATGGCTTTGGTAGAAATGCTTCAAGCTTTGGACAAAATTGCTCCTGGAGTATTTAATAGAAATACCTTGCTTTACGGAGTAGAAGTAAAGTTTTACTCTTCACGCTTAGAATTGAGTCCAGTTTTGGAAACTAAAATTCAAAATCTTTTTGCTGCCGGCGACGGTGCAGGGGTAACCCGGGGACTTATTCAGGCTTCTGCTTCGGGAGTACTTATTGGCCGTGAGCTGGCAAGACGCCTTTAA
- a CDS encoding adenylosuccinate synthase, translating to MTTVVLIGTQWGDEGKGKITDFLAEKADLVVRYQGGNNAGHTVVVGENSFKLHLIPSGILYPEKICVIGNGVVIDPKVLKEELEYLRQRGVTTANLKISLRAHLIMPYHKKLDELEEEDKGENKIGTTKRGIGPAYRDKAARTGIRVCDLLDKELFAEKLALNLKEKNNLLEKIYGVEGFSYDELYHEYLEYAEIIRPYATDTSRLINDAIESGQKVLFEGAQGTLLDLDHGTYPYVTSSHPVAGAACIGAGIGPTKIHEVIGVVKAYTTRVGSGPFPTELLDETGEFLRKQGYEFGTTTGRPRRCGWFDGVIARYAARVNGLSGLAVTKLDVLTGLKTIKIAVGYRFNGKVINEFPASLKELSQCEPVYEELPGWSEDITGARKLTDLPENARNYLRKIEEITGVPIKIISVGTRRDQTIILDQVF from the coding sequence TTGACAACTGTAGTTTTAATTGGAACCCAGTGGGGGGACGAAGGGAAAGGAAAGATTACTGACTTTCTGGCAGAAAAAGCTGACCTGGTGGTTCGTTACCAGGGAGGAAATAATGCCGGACATACCGTTGTGGTAGGGGAAAATTCCTTTAAGCTTCATCTCATTCCCTCGGGGATTTTATACCCTGAAAAAATTTGTGTTATCGGTAACGGAGTGGTAATTGACCCTAAAGTTTTAAAAGAAGAATTGGAATACCTTAGACAGCGGGGGGTTACAACCGCTAACTTAAAGATAAGCTTGCGGGCTCATCTTATTATGCCCTACCACAAGAAACTCGATGAGCTGGAAGAAGAAGATAAAGGGGAAAACAAAATAGGTACAACCAAACGGGGTATTGGTCCCGCTTACCGGGATAAAGCGGCAAGGACAGGGATCAGGGTATGTGACCTTTTAGATAAGGAACTATTTGCGGAGAAACTGGCTTTAAATTTAAAAGAAAAAAATAATCTTTTGGAAAAAATTTATGGGGTAGAAGGGTTTTCCTATGATGAACTCTACCACGAGTATTTAGAATATGCTGAAATTATTAGGCCTTACGCTACCGATACTTCCCGGTTGATTAACGATGCTATTGAAAGCGGTCAAAAAGTTCTCTTTGAAGGAGCTCAGGGGACCCTTTTAGATTTAGACCATGGAACCTATCCCTATGTTACTTCCAGCCATCCGGTGGCGGGGGCTGCGTGTATTGGTGCAGGTATTGGACCAACAAAAATTCATGAAGTAATTGGTGTGGTAAAGGCCTACACCACGCGGGTAGGAAGTGGTCCCTTTCCTACCGAGCTGTTAGATGAAACCGGCGAGTTTTTAAGAAAACAGGGGTACGAATTTGGCACTACCACCGGACGACCCCGCCGCTGCGGCTGGTTTGACGGGGTAATTGCTCGCTATGCCGCCAGGGTAAACGGTTTATCCGGACTTGCGGTTACCAAGCTTGATGTTTTAACCGGGCTAAAAACCATAAAAATAGCGGTAGGGTACCGGTTCAATGGAAAGGTCATAAATGAATTTCCTGCCAGTTTAAAAGAGTTGTCCCAGTGTGAACCGGTTTATGAGGAGCTTCCGGGGTGGAGTGAAGATATTACCGGAGCCAGGAAGCTTACCGATCTTCCGGAAAACGCCAGAAACTACTTAAGAAAAATTGAGGAGATTACCGGTGTTCCCATTAAAATTATTTCGGTGGGAACCCGCCGGGATCAAACTATTATTTTAGACCAGGTTTTTTAA
- a CDS encoding DapH/DapD/GlmU-related protein has product MLSPNPFGDFPVIGQNTYIHHSAQIIGKVIIGDNCFIGPNAVIRADEPENGEVSPITIGNNVNVQDGVIIHALAGTEVKISSNVSIAHGAIIHGPVDIRENCFIGFGALVFKAVLNEWVFVGHRAIVQDMEIKAEKFIPAGLVVTKELSLPELTEEQKDFIKKVQQMNVLLASGYLTLIR; this is encoded by the coding sequence ATGTTATCTCCTAACCCATTTGGCGATTTTCCGGTGATTGGGCAAAATACTTATATTCATCACTCGGCTCAAATAATTGGTAAGGTGATAATAGGGGACAATTGTTTTATCGGTCCCAACGCGGTTATCCGGGCCGATGAGCCCGAAAACGGAGAGGTAAGCCCGATTACGATTGGTAATAATGTAAATGTTCAGGATGGGGTAATAATCCATGCTTTGGCGGGAACAGAAGTAAAAATTAGCAGCAACGTATCAATAGCCCACGGTGCAATTATTCACGGTCCGGTAGATATCAGGGAAAACTGCTTTATTGGTTTTGGGGCGTTGGTATTTAAAGCGGTACTAAATGAATGGGTTTTTGTAGGCCATAGAGCGATTGTTCAGGATATGGAAATTAAAGCGGAAAAATTTATTCCTGCTGGCTTGGTTGTAACTAAAGAATTATCCTTACCTGAATTAACAGAAGAACAAAAGGACTTTATTAAAAAAGTTCAGCAAATGAACGTCCTTTTGGCTAGTGGGTATTTAACTTTAATACGTTAA
- a CDS encoding pro-sigmaK processing inhibitor BofA family protein yields the protein MELLGLVLKKIFFWLVIGFILLGVFNLIGDKIGWHLPINPVTVVIAGVLDLPGIILLTALKYLVAVF from the coding sequence GTGGAGCTTTTGGGTTTGGTGCTTAAAAAAATCTTTTTTTGGCTTGTTATTGGCTTTATTTTACTTGGGGTATTTAATTTAATCGGTGATAAAATTGGCTGGCATTTACCGATAAATCCGGTAACTGTGGTGATTGCAGGTGTTTTGGATTTACCGGGAATAATATTATTAACAGCACTTAAGTATCTTGTAGCTGTTTTTTAA
- a CDS encoding aminotransferase class I/II-fold pyridoxal phosphate-dependent enzyme, with protein MHIETFLVKRAIEGPSLQTAYFYKEPEKLEQIFGGKSPGFFYSRVANPTVAALEEKVARLEGGVMATATSSGMAAIALTFMAFAQPGAEFLVCAGLFGGTLNLLKNLTKTCGITYKLLPAPDPELVKKHLTSSTRLVFVESIGNPTLKIPDFAGLVSLLKAHKIPLVVDNTVAPLLVKPLSLGANIVIHSLSKYISGQGTVIGGCIVDGGNFEWDERFQNLYPLVREAGPLAFSAYVKKELATDMGMCLSPFAAWQVLIGSETLALRMERMVQNARELSEFLQSFQEIRVNYPGLGDSVEWQNCVNYLGGKGGNLIVLSFKDKETAFNFIKNLNIARLATNIGDVRTLVCHLDSTIYQKIPPDEKKILNITDNQVRVSVGIENIEDLKEDFAKALQKLLS; from the coding sequence GTGCACATCGAAACTTTTCTGGTAAAACGTGCGATCGAAGGACCCAGTTTACAGACTGCTTATTTTTACAAAGAGCCGGAAAAGCTTGAACAAATTTTTGGCGGCAAATCCCCCGGCTTTTTTTATAGCCGGGTGGCCAATCCTACGGTCGCGGCTTTAGAAGAAAAGGTTGCCCGGCTCGAGGGGGGAGTTATGGCCACTGCCACTTCCTCGGGAATGGCGGCTATCGCCCTTACCTTTATGGCTTTTGCCCAGCCCGGAGCAGAATTTTTGGTGTGTGCTGGTTTATTTGGCGGGACTTTAAATTTATTGAAAAATTTAACTAAAACCTGTGGGATAACCTATAAGTTACTGCCTGCACCGGATCCAGAGTTAGTCAAAAAGCACCTAACCTCCAGCACTCGCCTGGTATTTGTGGAATCAATTGGCAATCCTACTCTGAAAATACCAGACTTTGCTGGATTGGTTTCTCTTTTAAAGGCGCACAAAATACCTCTGGTGGTGGACAATACTGTAGCCCCTCTTTTGGTGAAACCCCTTTCTTTGGGGGCCAATATTGTTATTCATTCCTTATCGAAATATATATCCGGTCAGGGAACGGTTATTGGCGGGTGTATTGTCGATGGCGGAAACTTTGAATGGGACGAACGCTTCCAGAATCTTTATCCTTTAGTGCGGGAAGCGGGACCCCTTGCCTTTTCGGCTTATGTAAAAAAGGAATTAGCAACTGACATGGGTATGTGTTTATCTCCTTTCGCTGCCTGGCAGGTATTAATTGGAAGTGAAACTTTGGCTTTAAGAATGGAACGTATGGTGCAAAATGCCCGGGAGCTTTCCGAATTCTTACAGAGCTTTCAGGAAATAAGAGTTAATTACCCGGGTCTTGGGGATAGCGTGGAGTGGCAAAATTGTGTTAATTATCTTGGCGGCAAGGGCGGAAATTTAATTGTATTAAGTTTTAAAGATAAAGAGACGGCTTTTAATTTTATAAAAAATCTTAACATAGCGCGGCTTGCCACCAACATCGGCGATGTCAGAACCTTGGTTTGTCATCTGGATTCTACCATTTACCAAAAGATACCGCCGGATGAAAAGAAAATTCTTAACATAACAGATAATCAGGTGCGGGTTAGCGTGGGGATTGAGAATATTGAAGATTTAAAGGAAGATTTTGCTAAAGCCTTACAAAAATTACTATCTTGA
- a CDS encoding aminotransferase class IV, with translation MDKVFICGKILPREKAAISPFDRGFSYGDGVFETIGVFSGVPFLLEKHLQRLFLGLQLLEIKLPYSKEQLISKIREYLKENNVVNGVLKIIVSRGVGERGLLPAKDLEPTVLMSLSSPPSREFKPIKTSFLSVPVLPPKLVIGQIKTLNQLPQVLAAKECQKKGIMEGIRLTLEGYLAEGSMANLFWVKNGVLKTPEKNLVLPGIARELILELARVAGIPVSEGKYPAEEILGATEIFFTNSVRGIIPVGQLDQREFHDYSVTNRLWTLYESYLEKYILENRREG, from the coding sequence ATGGATAAGGTGTTTATTTGCGGCAAAATTCTTCCCCGGGAAAAGGCGGCAATATCCCCTTTTGACCGGGGATTTTCCTATGGTGATGGAGTTTTTGAGACAATTGGCGTTTTTTCCGGAGTACCGTTTTTACTGGAAAAGCATCTCCAAAGGCTATTTTTGGGGTTGCAATTATTAGAAATAAAGTTACCTTATAGTAAGGAACAATTGATATCGAAGATAAGGGAGTATCTTAAAGAAAATAATGTGGTTAACGGAGTTTTAAAAATTATCGTAAGCCGCGGAGTAGGCGAGCGGGGGCTTTTGCCGGCTAAGGATTTAGAGCCAACGGTTTTAATGAGTTTGTCTTCCCCGCCTTCAAGGGAATTTAAGCCAATAAAAACCTCTTTTCTTTCGGTTCCGGTATTACCGCCTAAACTGGTTATAGGACAGATTAAAACTTTAAACCAGCTTCCCCAGGTGTTAGCGGCTAAAGAATGTCAGAAAAAAGGTATTATGGAAGGTATCCGGCTTACTTTAGAAGGTTATTTGGCTGAAGGCAGTATGGCGAATCTTTTCTGGGTTAAAAATGGGGTATTGAAAACCCCGGAGAAAAATCTGGTTTTACCCGGAATTGCCCGGGAGCTTATTTTAGAACTGGCCCGAGTAGCCGGTATTCCGGTATCGGAAGGTAAATATCCCGCCGAAGAAATATTAGGGGCAACGGAAATATTTTTTACCAATTCGGTGCGGGGGATTATTCCCGTAGGTCAGCTCGACCAGCGGGAATTCCATGACTATTCGGTAACCAATCGATTATGGACTCTTTATGAATCTTATTTAGAAAAATATATACTGGAAAACAGGAGAGAAGGATAA
- a CDS encoding YbaB/EbfC family nucleoid-associated protein, whose product MFGNMGNMQKMLKQVQKMQQDMAKLQEGLNEKTVEATSGGGMVKAVVNGKQELVSLTINPQAVDPEDVEMLADMITAAVNEALRKSKDMVAEEMNKITGGLNLNLPGLF is encoded by the coding sequence ATGTTTGGCAACATGGGTAATATGCAAAAAATGTTAAAGCAGGTACAGAAAATGCAGCAGGATATGGCTAAGCTTCAGGAAGGACTAAATGAAAAAACCGTTGAAGCTACCTCCGGTGGGGGAATGGTTAAGGCCGTGGTGAACGGCAAGCAGGAATTGGTATCCTTAACCATCAATCCCCAAGCGGTAGACCCGGAAGATGTGGAAATGCTGGCGGATATGATTACCGCTGCCGTGAACGAAGCTTTGAGAAAATCAAAAGATATGGTAGCGGAAGAGATGAATAAGATTACCGGCGGCCTTAATTTAAACCTTCCCGGATTGTTTTAA
- a CDS encoding sulfurtransferase TusA family protein: MKVIKTIDLREYVCPMTYVILQAEIANLNSGDKIAAILAGKNTLADVTKSLKMDGHRVEKIEEEGEEIYKIIITVK; this comes from the coding sequence ATGAAGGTAATTAAAACTATTGATTTAAGGGAGTATGTTTGCCCAATGACTTATGTAATTCTTCAGGCGGAAATTGCAAACTTAAATTCCGGGGATAAAATTGCCGCAATTTTAGCAGGAAAAAATACCTTAGCGGATGTTACGAAAAGCCTTAAAATGGATGGCCATAGGGTAGAGAAGATTGAGGAAGAAGGGGAGGAGATTTATAAAATAATTATTACGGTGAAATAA
- the dnaX gene encoding DNA polymerase III subunit gamma/tau, which produces MYLALYRKWRPKTFSEIVGQETIVKILKNAVATMQVAHAYLFSGPRGTGKTTTAKVLAKAVNCEHPVEGEPCNQCPSCIGINNQSLLNVFEIDAASNRGIDEIRELRESIKLVPAQGKYKVYIIDEVHMLTNEAFNALLKTLEEPPEHVIFILATTEFNKVPVTIVSRCQRFDFKRISTKTIWEHLKNIAEKEKLQYEAEALHLIAEASEGGLRDALSLMDQILVFNPKITVEDTLKVLGFVSWRKILELISAIRENNQLKIINEIAEVVERGLDVKLFVQQILQYVRYLNLIKNGIEVEELMPEVLEKLRSEAALWEEDKLFLLWDDIARLEREVRYASFPRIWAEVGLLKVARNLEGKLLKPATILKPVEDSKEESKKEKQKLNEEKSLGAINLLKTSEWQEVLQKTREISPPLAIHLSKGIPFKTADSIKIVFTDEEPLNWIIHYKKGSQVKAIIKEVFTEALGEGLKITFNVKKHSLEEKTDEPKALKKAKELFGDDKVVIINKEEE; this is translated from the coding sequence ATGTATCTGGCGTTATACCGCAAATGGCGGCCAAAAACCTTTTCGGAGATTGTCGGACAGGAAACCATTGTGAAAATCTTAAAAAATGCGGTGGCCACAATGCAGGTGGCCCATGCTTACCTTTTCTCTGGACCCCGGGGGACGGGGAAAACCACTACCGCCAAGGTTCTGGCCAAAGCGGTAAACTGCGAACACCCTGTAGAGGGAGAGCCGTGCAACCAGTGCCCTTCGTGCATTGGGATTAACAACCAGAGCCTTTTAAATGTGTTTGAAATAGATGCCGCATCCAACCGGGGGATAGATGAAATCCGGGAATTGCGGGAATCTATCAAACTGGTTCCGGCCCAGGGTAAATACAAAGTATACATCATTGACGAAGTGCATATGCTGACTAATGAAGCGTTTAACGCCCTTTTAAAAACTCTGGAAGAGCCGCCGGAACATGTAATTTTTATTTTAGCAACCACCGAGTTTAACAAAGTGCCGGTGACCATTGTTTCCCGTTGCCAGCGCTTTGATTTTAAAAGAATCAGCACCAAAACAATCTGGGAGCATTTAAAAAATATTGCGGAAAAAGAGAAGCTTCAGTATGAAGCGGAAGCCCTACATTTAATTGCCGAGGCTTCTGAAGGCGGACTTAGAGATGCTTTAAGTTTAATGGATCAGATACTGGTGTTTAATCCCAAAATTACGGTAGAAGATACCTTAAAAGTCCTGGGGTTTGTCAGCTGGAGGAAAATATTAGAACTTATTTCTGCTATCCGGGAAAATAACCAACTAAAAATAATCAACGAAATAGCGGAAGTGGTGGAGCGGGGGCTTGATGTCAAGCTTTTTGTTCAGCAAATTTTACAGTATGTTCGTTATTTAAATTTAATAAAAAACGGTATAGAAGTTGAAGAACTAATGCCTGAAGTACTGGAAAAATTAAGGAGTGAAGCGGCCCTTTGGGAGGAGGATAAACTTTTTCTTTTGTGGGATGATATAGCTCGTCTTGAGCGGGAAGTCCGTTATGCAAGTTTTCCCCGGATCTGGGCGGAAGTAGGTCTTTTAAAAGTGGCGAGGAATTTAGAGGGAAAATTGTTAAAGCCAGCGACCATTTTAAAACCAGTAGAGGATAGCAAAGAGGAAAGTAAAAAGGAAAAGCAGAAGTTAAATGAAGAAAAATCTTTAGGTGCCATAAATCTTTTAAAAACTTCTGAATGGCAGGAAGTTTTACAGAAAACCCGGGAAATTTCTCCCCCTCTTGCGATTCACTTAAGTAAAGGTATTCCCTTTAAAACTGCCGATAGCATAAAAATAGTTTTTACCGATGAAGAGCCTCTAAACTGGATTATTCACTACAAAAAAGGCTCTCAGGTCAAAGCGATAATTAAGGAAGTTTTTACCGAAGCTCTGGGGGAAGGTTTAAAAATTACTTTTAACGTAAAAAAACATTCTTTAGAAGAAAAAACAGATGAACCAAAAGCTCTAAAGAAAGCAAAAGAGCTTTTTGGTGATGATAAAGTTGTCATTATCAATAAAGAGGAGGAATAA
- a CDS encoding tyrosine-type recombinase/integrase — translation MPKPIPFKKSLEVNLSQLKEEFLIARQADGLAPRTLEDYRWHIEKFMELTGANPTYEAVRKAILQHLSEPSSPRYRNIKLQYLKAFFNWCVREGYLPANPTDGIRKAKEDISNVRHVSIEAVKKLLAQPDKKTYAGLRDYCLMLVQIDTGARPSELLQIKPDDLNLDAREIYVRADVAKTRIGRTLVISPFTVQALMRFLKIRPSWWSNEVPLFASENGRQLTAQRWSRIVKRYCEEAGVKVTPYGLRHTFAIEFLKGGGDPFSLQRILGHTDLTMTRRYVRLSQDDIKEIHEKASPIQKLQYDARRAPRRI, via the coding sequence ATGCCTAAACCGATACCCTTCAAGAAATCTTTGGAAGTAAACTTGAGCCAGCTCAAAGAAGAATTTCTCATTGCAAGACAAGCTGACGGACTAGCACCGCGCACTTTAGAAGATTACCGTTGGCATATCGAAAAGTTCATGGAGCTTACAGGTGCTAATCCGACCTATGAGGCCGTCCGAAAAGCGATCCTCCAGCATTTGAGCGAACCATCTTCACCGCGATATAGGAACATCAAATTGCAATACCTCAAGGCGTTTTTTAATTGGTGTGTGCGTGAAGGCTATCTCCCTGCCAACCCCACAGACGGCATAAGGAAGGCAAAAGAGGATATCTCTAACGTGAGGCACGTTTCGATTGAGGCGGTAAAGAAGCTTTTGGCTCAGCCAGACAAGAAAACTTATGCAGGGTTGAGGGATTACTGCCTTATGCTCGTGCAGATTGATACAGGAGCAAGGCCCAGCGAACTGCTACAAATCAAACCTGATGATTTAAACCTTGACGCAAGGGAAATTTACGTGCGCGCCGATGTTGCTAAAACACGCATAGGAAGGACTTTGGTAATCTCACCATTTACGGTACAGGCTTTAATGAGGTTCCTTAAAATAAGACCTTCATGGTGGAGTAATGAAGTGCCTCTCTTTGCGAGTGAAAACGGGAGACAGCTAACAGCGCAGAGGTGGTCTCGCATAGTGAAGCGTTACTGTGAAGAAGCAGGGGTGAAGGTTACGCCTTACGGTTTACGTCACACCTTTGCCATTGAATTTTTGAAAGGAGGCGGTGATCCATTTAGCCTTCAGAGGATACTCGGTCATACGGATTTAACAATGACAAGGCGTTATGTTAGGCTTTCGCAGGATGACATAAAAGAAATTCACGAGAAAGCTTCTCCTATTCAAAAACTCCAGTACGATGCCAGAAGAGCTCCAAGGCGTATTTAA